GTCGAAATTCTCGAACCTGGTTTGAGTGTTCCATACCCCGCGACTTAACAAGTTGCAGAAGGCGATTTCGTTCGCCGTTGCCTTCAATGATTCGCACATCCAGCCAGGTGTCCATCAGAGAAGAAATCCCAACTTCGGTATATTCTAGCGGGGTGTTTGCAACCACTAGGTTTGTCATTAAGACAGTAATTTGTTGGGATTTTAAATAGTCGATCAGTCGCATAAAAAAGACTTTTACTTGCAAGGGGCTGCCTGTTAGGTTTAGGTTGCTGATGGGATCAATGATTACAGTGCTGGGTTTAAAGGTGTTGAGCCAGCGATGAATCTGCACCAAGTGTAGTTCTAAGCCGCAAGCTGTGGGGCGCATCGCTTGAATTTGGAGCAAGTTTTGCTGAAGATAGGGTTCTAAATCAATACCGAGAGAGCGCATATTGCGGAGAATTTGCTGGGGCGCTTCCTCAAATGCTAAATACAAACAGCGTTCTTTGCGTTCACAGGAAGCTCTGGCAAAATGAGCGGAGATTGTACTTTTGCCTGTACCGGCCATTCCTGTGATCAAAATACTGCTGCCCCGAAAATAGCCGCCTCCTGCTATCATCGCATCCAAACGAGGGATGCCGGTGGAAACGCGTTCGCTTGAAACCGTATGGTTTAAACCAATTGAGGTAATTGGGAAAACAGAGATCCCATCTTCCTGAATTAAAAAAGGATATTCATTAGTGCCATGTTGGGAGCCTCGATATTTTATAATCTGAAGTCGCCGAGTCGATAGTTCCTCAAAAACGCGTTGATCTAAGCGGATGACGCAATCAGAAACGTACTCTTCTAAACCCTGACGCGTCAGGCTGTTCTCACCCCGTTCGCCGGTGATAATAGCCGTCACTCCTTTGGATTTTAACCAACCAAACAAACGACGTAATTCTGCCCGCACAATAGACGCATTGGAGAAGCCGGAGAACAATACTTCAATTGTGTCTAAAACGACGCGTTTGGCCGCAATTTTATCAATCTCATAGCCTAGACGGATAAAGATTCCTTCGAGGTCATATTCACCTGTTTCTTGAATTTCGGCTGGATCAATATGGAAACAATCAATTGAAATCAGTTGCTTTGCGATTAATTGATCGAGATTCCATCCCAATGAGCTAACATTTTCGATCAGTTCTTCGG
This portion of the Leptolyngbyaceae cyanobacterium genome encodes:
- the kaiC gene encoding circadian clock protein KaiC, coding for MSQPNSTHKSHKPQLAKCPTGIQGLDEITGGGIPKGRPTLVCGSAGCGKTLLGVEFLVRGATQYGEPGVLISFEESAEELIENVSSLGWNLDQLIAKQLISIDCFHIDPAEIQETGEYDLEGIFIRLGYEIDKIAAKRVVLDTIEVLFSGFSNASIVRAELRRLFGWLKSKGVTAIITGERGENSLTRQGLEEYVSDCVIRLDQRVFEELSTRRLQIIKYRGSQHGTNEYPFLIQEDGISVFPITSIGLNHTVSSERVSTGIPRLDAMIAGGGYFRGSSILITGMAGTGKSTISAHFARASCERKERCLYLAFEEAPQQILRNMRSLGIDLEPYLQQNLLQIQAMRPTACGLELHLVQIHRWLNTFKPSTVIIDPISNLNLTGSPLQVKVFFMRLIDYLKSQQITVLMTNLVVANTPLEYTEVGISSLMDTWLDVRIIEGNGERNRLLQLVKSRGMEHSNQVREFRLTNQGVELIDVYLGQNQILTGTARANQESADKQARLRQQQQIAARRRELEQQRQVTQAQIAALQMQLETEKAELALLNQAEDLEQEGMLENQQIMAQLRWAD